A single genomic interval of Natator depressus isolate rNatDep1 chromosome 14, rNatDep2.hap1, whole genome shotgun sequence harbors:
- the LOC141998446 gene encoding zinc finger protein RFP-like isoform X2, whose amino-acid sequence MFPATEREAMAAANPAKTLQDELTCPICLEYFKDPVSLGCDHSFCRACITQCQGGFATYISCPQCRETFPQRKLRLNRQLRNIVEAARKLRLQTGREPAPERLCEKHKEPFKLFCEEDKIPICLVCDRSKEHRDHTVIPAEEAAEEFKEKIQARLKTLREEREMLLGFKVSGEKRSREYLRNTQTERQKIVSEFQQLRQFLEEQEQLLLAQLEKLDKESVKIQNESVRKLSEEISRLSDLIGELEGKCQKPVTELLQDVRSTLIRSAKGKFQQPEEVSTNLELRLGDFSQKTVALMDTLRKFKDTLPSALETQIGESLGAHRQANVTLDPDTAHPILVLSEDQKNVRWGYKPSPMPKNAERFDSWACVLGCEGFTSGRHCWEVQVDVGGEECWAVGVARASMMRKGRINLSPDEGIWAVGLWLGQFRALTSPEETSLPLSQFPNSIRVCLDCDRGQVTFIDADDGARIFTFPPGSVPRERLRPWFWLGQESQLSLCL is encoded by the exons atgttccctgccacagagcggg AAGCCATGGCTGCTGCAAATCCAGCAAAAACTCTCCAGGATGAACTGACCTGTCCCATCTGTCTGGAGTATTTTAAAGATCCGGTGTCTCTAGGCTGTGATCACAGTTTCTGCCGAGCCTGCATCACCCAGTGCCAGGGGGGATTCGCTACATACAtctcctgccctcagtgcagagagaccTTTCCCCAGAGGAAACTCAGGCTGAACAGACAGCTCAGGAATATTGTGGAAGCAGCCAGAAAACTCAGGTTGCAGACAGGGAGAGAACCAGCaccagagagactgtgtgagaaACACAAGGAGCCTTTCAAACTCTTCTGCGAAGAGGACAAAATCCCCATCTGCCTGGTGTGTGACAGATCCAAGGAGCACAGAGATCACACTGTGATTCCTGCAGAGGAAGCTGCCGAAGAATTCAAG GAAAAGATTCAGGCCCGTTTGAAGACgctgagggaagagagagaaatgcttCTGGGATTTAAAGTGAGTGGAGAGAAGAGAAGCCGGGAGTATCTG AGAAATACACAAACCGAGAGACAGAAGATTGTGTCTGAATTCCAGCAACTGCGGCAGTTCCTGGAGGAACAAGAGCAACTCTTGCTGGCTCAGCTGGAGAAATTGGACAAGGAGAGTGTGAAGATACAGAATGAAAGTGTCAGAAAACTATCTGAGGAAATTTCCCGTCTCAGTGACCTGATCGGTGAGCTGGAGGGGAAGTGTCAGAAGCCAGTGACTGAATTGTTGCAG gatgtcagaagcacctTGATCAG GTCTGCGAAGGGGAAGTTCCAGCAGCCAGAGGAGGTTTCTACTAATCTAGAATTAAGACTCGGCGATTTCTCCCAGAAAACTGTTGCTCTAATGGATACTCTGAGGAAGTTCAAAG ACACTCTGCCGTCTGCACTGGAGACACAAATTGGGGAATCCCTAGGAGCACACAGACAGG cgaatgtgactctggatccagacacggctcaTCCCATCCTCGTCCTGTCTGAGGATCAGAAAAATGTGAGATGGGGATACAAACCGAGTCCAATGCCCAAGAACGCAGAGAGATTTGACTCTTGGGCCTGTGTGCTGGGTTGTGAGGGATTCACCTCGGGGAGACATTGCTGGGAAGTGCAGGTGGATGTGGGGGGTGAGGaatgctgggctgtgggggtggccagagCGTCTATGATGAGGAAAGGACGGATCAACCTTAGCCCTGATGAGGGAatctgggctgtggggctgtggctgggTCAGTTCCGGGCTCTCACTTCCCCTGAGGAGACTTCCCTGCCCCTGAGCCAATTCCCCAACAGCATCCGGGTTTGTCTGGATTGTGACAGGGGTCAGGTGACATTTATCGATGCTGATGATGGGGCCCGGATCTTCACTTTCCCGCCGGGCTCTGTCCCTAGGGAGAGACTCCGACCCTGGTTCTGGTTGGGGCAGGAATCCCAGCTCAGCCTGTGTCTCTGA
- the LOC141998446 gene encoding zinc finger protein RFP-like isoform X1 — protein MAAANPAKTLQDELTCPICLEYFKDPVSLGCDHSFCRACITQCQGGFATYISCPQCRETFPQRKLRLNRQLRNIVEAARKLRLQTGREPAPERLCEKHKEPFKLFCEEDKIPICLVCDRSKEHRDHTVIPAEEAAEEFKEKIQARLKTLREEREMLLGFKVSGEKRSREYLRNTQTERQKIVSEFQQLRQFLEEQEQLLLAQLEKLDKESVKIQNESVRKLSEEISRLSDLIGELEGKCQKPVTELLQDVRSTLIRSAKGKFQQPEEVSTNLELRLGDFSQKTVALMDTLRKFKDTLPSALETQIGESLGAHRQANVTLDPDTAHPILVLSEDQKNVRWGYKPSPMPKNAERFDSWACVLGCEGFTSGRHCWEVQVDVGGEECWAVGVARASMMRKGRINLSPDEGIWAVGLWLGQFRALTSPEETSLPLSQFPNSIRVCLDCDRGQVTFIDADDGARIFTFPPGSVPRERLRPWFWLGQESQLSLCL, from the exons ATGGCTGCTGCAAATCCAGCAAAAACTCTCCAGGATGAACTGACCTGTCCCATCTGTCTGGAGTATTTTAAAGATCCGGTGTCTCTAGGCTGTGATCACAGTTTCTGCCGAGCCTGCATCACCCAGTGCCAGGGGGGATTCGCTACATACAtctcctgccctcagtgcagagagaccTTTCCCCAGAGGAAACTCAGGCTGAACAGACAGCTCAGGAATATTGTGGAAGCAGCCAGAAAACTCAGGTTGCAGACAGGGAGAGAACCAGCaccagagagactgtgtgagaaACACAAGGAGCCTTTCAAACTCTTCTGCGAAGAGGACAAAATCCCCATCTGCCTGGTGTGTGACAGATCCAAGGAGCACAGAGATCACACTGTGATTCCTGCAGAGGAAGCTGCCGAAGAATTCAAG GAAAAGATTCAGGCCCGTTTGAAGACgctgagggaagagagagaaatgcttCTGGGATTTAAAGTGAGTGGAGAGAAGAGAAGCCGGGAGTATCTG AGAAATACACAAACCGAGAGACAGAAGATTGTGTCTGAATTCCAGCAACTGCGGCAGTTCCTGGAGGAACAAGAGCAACTCTTGCTGGCTCAGCTGGAGAAATTGGACAAGGAGAGTGTGAAGATACAGAATGAAAGTGTCAGAAAACTATCTGAGGAAATTTCCCGTCTCAGTGACCTGATCGGTGAGCTGGAGGGGAAGTGTCAGAAGCCAGTGACTGAATTGTTGCAG gatgtcagaagcacctTGATCAG GTCTGCGAAGGGGAAGTTCCAGCAGCCAGAGGAGGTTTCTACTAATCTAGAATTAAGACTCGGCGATTTCTCCCAGAAAACTGTTGCTCTAATGGATACTCTGAGGAAGTTCAAAG ACACTCTGCCGTCTGCACTGGAGACACAAATTGGGGAATCCCTAGGAGCACACAGACAGG cgaatgtgactctggatccagacacggctcaTCCCATCCTCGTCCTGTCTGAGGATCAGAAAAATGTGAGATGGGGATACAAACCGAGTCCAATGCCCAAGAACGCAGAGAGATTTGACTCTTGGGCCTGTGTGCTGGGTTGTGAGGGATTCACCTCGGGGAGACATTGCTGGGAAGTGCAGGTGGATGTGGGGGGTGAGGaatgctgggctgtgggggtggccagagCGTCTATGATGAGGAAAGGACGGATCAACCTTAGCCCTGATGAGGGAatctgggctgtggggctgtggctgggTCAGTTCCGGGCTCTCACTTCCCCTGAGGAGACTTCCCTGCCCCTGAGCCAATTCCCCAACAGCATCCGGGTTTGTCTGGATTGTGACAGGGGTCAGGTGACATTTATCGATGCTGATGATGGGGCCCGGATCTTCACTTTCCCGCCGGGCTCTGTCCCTAGGGAGAGACTCCGACCCTGGTTCTGGTTGGGGCAGGAATCCCAGCTCAGCCTGTGTCTCTGA